A DNA window from Armatimonadota bacterium contains the following coding sequences:
- a CDS encoding homoserine O-acetyltransferase: protein MIDPGLFSEEDRPSTGSSVRQIFEHGLLTLKRGGQIPNAVTTFQTWGNLNETKDNVIWVCHAISGDSNAAGWWPRFIGAGKPLDTDQYFVVCCNVIGGCQGSTGPDGFGATFPFITVEDMVHAQRQVMDSLGIRDIQLVCGGSMGGMQALEWSRQEPLRVKRVWATASAGTHSAMQIGFNEVARQCIMRDPKWLGGNYAPDDPPAEGLALARMLGHLTYLSPEAFEAKFGRELQTEGVVVPRQDAEFAQREVFQVENYLAHQGQKFVARFDANTFIVVSNAIDGYKFEPVSDGSTRFLLTSFSTDWLYPPVQSELLAAELTAAGCECRHVNIDSKMGHDAFLLDDQEQARVVREFLAD from the coding sequence ATGATTGATCCCGGTTTGTTTTCAGAAGAAGATCGTCCAAGCACGGGAAGCTCTGTCCGCCAGATATTCGAACACGGTCTGCTCACGCTAAAGCGCGGTGGTCAGATTCCGAACGCCGTGACCACCTTCCAGACATGGGGGAATCTCAACGAGACCAAGGATAACGTCATTTGGGTTTGTCATGCCATTAGTGGAGACTCGAATGCCGCGGGTTGGTGGCCCAGGTTTATCGGAGCAGGGAAGCCGCTAGACACCGATCAGTATTTCGTGGTGTGCTGCAATGTGATCGGGGGATGTCAGGGATCAACCGGCCCTGACGGATTCGGCGCTACTTTTCCGTTCATTACCGTCGAGGATATGGTCCATGCCCAGCGGCAAGTCATGGATTCTCTTGGAATTCGGGATATTCAATTGGTTTGTGGCGGGAGTATGGGCGGGATGCAAGCCCTCGAATGGAGCCGACAAGAACCTCTTCGCGTTAAGAGGGTCTGGGCAACGGCAAGTGCAGGAACCCATTCGGCGATGCAGATTGGGTTCAACGAGGTTGCGAGACAGTGCATCATGCGCGATCCTAAATGGCTGGGTGGAAACTACGCGCCGGATGATCCACCTGCTGAAGGTTTAGCGCTCGCCAGGATGTTGGGGCACTTGACTTATCTGAGTCCCGAGGCGTTCGAGGCAAAGTTTGGTCGGGAGCTGCAAACTGAGGGGGTGGTGGTGCCACGGCAAGATGCGGAGTTTGCTCAGCGCGAAGTATTCCAGGTTGAAAACTACTTGGCGCATCAGGGCCAAAAGTTTGTCGCGCGGTTCGATGCCAATACTTTCATTGTCGTATCGAATGCGATCGACGGCTACAAGTTTGAACCAGTCTCCGACGGTTCGACGAGATTCTTACTCACCTCATTCTCCACAGATTGGCTCTATCCCCCTGTGCAATCGGAATTACTGGCGGCGGAATTGACTGCAGCTGGATGCGAATGTCGACACGTCAACATCGACTCGAAAATGGGGCACGACGCATTTTTGCTCGATGATCAAGAGCAAGCGCGTGTTGTCCGCGAGTTTTTAGCCGATTGA
- a CDS encoding GMP synthase, which produces MSSNRIAVLDMYNGVANQGMRCIEDLIKKEGLEMDVFDVRQRSEFPTVRDYRLFICSGGPGDPHECLTHDWGKGWFRFLDELLVLNRAESEPLRHAFLICHSYQMACLAWNLADVTERQKPAFGIYPMNKTALGEHDPLFSGLENPFWVIDSRDWQVVHPNRLAMDAFGAQVIAIERERPHVPLERAAMAIRFTPEIVGTQFHPEADDDSMSAYLNDVDALERLAGRHGVDRIDKIRESVGDPDKVHRTHEHVLPGFLRQALSTV; this is translated from the coding sequence TTGAGCTCCAATCGAATTGCGGTTTTGGATATGTACAACGGCGTTGCCAATCAAGGCATGCGCTGTATCGAGGATCTGATCAAAAAGGAAGGCCTCGAGATGGATGTTTTTGACGTCCGACAACGATCTGAATTCCCCACTGTTCGCGATTACCGATTGTTCATCTGTTCGGGTGGGCCAGGCGATCCACACGAGTGCCTTACTCACGATTGGGGAAAGGGCTGGTTCCGCTTTCTCGATGAACTCCTCGTTCTGAACCGAGCCGAATCGGAGCCACTTCGACACGCATTCTTGATTTGCCACAGCTACCAAATGGCTTGTCTGGCGTGGAATCTCGCAGACGTCACCGAAAGGCAGAAGCCAGCTTTTGGCATCTACCCCATGAACAAGACCGCCCTAGGTGAGCACGATCCGCTGTTTTCTGGGCTGGAAAATCCGTTTTGGGTCATCGATTCCCGCGATTGGCAGGTCGTTCACCCCAATCGGCTTGCAATGGATGCATTCGGCGCCCAAGTGATCGCTATCGAGCGCGAACGCCCTCACGTTCCCCTTGAGCGTGCGGCAATGGCGATCCGATTCACACCGGAAATCGTCGGAACCCAGTTCCATCCTGAAGCCGATGACGATAGCATGTCGGCTTACCTGAACGACGTCGACGCCCTCGAGAGACTCGCTGGTCGCCATGGCGTGGATCGGATTGACAAGATTCGTGAGAGCGTCGGCGATCCTGACAAGGTCCATCGAACCCACGAACACGTTCTGCCAGGGTTCCTGCGGCAAGCGCTTTCTACGGTGTAG
- the pruA gene encoding L-glutamate gamma-semialdehyde dehydrogenase encodes MSLGTFSYPLPANEPVLSYAPGSPERAALKAAIANLKGAPDDVPMFIGDQEVRTDNKVTMHPPHERHHVLGTFSMGDRSHVGQAISAALKAKPAWEAMSWEDRAGIFLKAADLLATKYRYVLNAATMLGQSKNAFQAEIDSACELIDFLRFNVHFLSEIYKQQPVSAPGMHNRMEWRPLEGFVLAVTPFNFTAIAGNLPTSAAMCGNVVVWKPANTQVYSAQWIMRILKEAGLPDGVINLVYVSGPVIGDVCFAHRDFAGVHFTGSTGVFNSMWKTIGENIPNYRTYPRIVGETGGKDFVLAHPSADPKIVATALLRGAFEYQGQKCSAASRAYVPSNIAEEVKRLLVEGINSFKMGSIEDFGNFVNAVIDERSFDSIAAYIEKAKAEGGEILVGGGVDKTEGFFVQPTVIVTSNPKSITMCEEIFGPVLTLHVYDANDFEGALDLVDSTSPYALTGAVISTNRAAIARATERLRYAAGNFYINDKPTGAVVGQQPFGGARASGTNDKAGSMLNLYRWLSARTIKETFNPPTDYRYPFLKAD; translated from the coding sequence ATGAGCCTCGGCACGTTTTCGTACCCACTTCCAGCAAATGAACCCGTTCTCAGCTATGCACCGGGTTCGCCAGAACGAGCAGCGTTAAAAGCCGCCATCGCCAATCTCAAGGGTGCGCCGGATGATGTTCCGATGTTCATCGGCGATCAAGAAGTACGTACCGACAACAAGGTGACGATGCATCCGCCACACGAGCGACATCACGTTCTGGGCACATTTTCGATGGGGGATCGATCGCACGTGGGGCAGGCGATTTCTGCTGCATTAAAGGCGAAGCCAGCATGGGAAGCGATGAGCTGGGAAGATCGCGCCGGCATCTTTTTGAAAGCGGCTGATCTGCTCGCCACCAAGTATCGCTACGTTCTAAACGCGGCAACCATGTTGGGGCAAAGCAAGAACGCGTTCCAAGCCGAAATTGACAGCGCTTGCGAATTGATCGACTTTCTCCGATTCAACGTCCACTTCTTGAGCGAGATTTATAAGCAGCAACCGGTTAGCGCGCCAGGAATGCACAATCGAATGGAGTGGCGTCCGCTTGAAGGATTTGTTCTCGCGGTCACACCGTTTAACTTCACCGCGATTGCCGGCAACTTGCCGACCAGTGCAGCGATGTGCGGCAACGTGGTCGTGTGGAAACCAGCCAACACCCAGGTTTATTCCGCTCAGTGGATCATGCGGATTCTGAAGGAAGCAGGACTTCCCGATGGCGTGATTAATCTGGTGTATGTCAGCGGCCCGGTGATTGGCGATGTTTGCTTCGCGCACCGTGATTTTGCGGGAGTCCACTTCACTGGTTCGACCGGGGTTTTCAATTCCATGTGGAAGACCATCGGCGAGAACATTCCGAACTATCGAACCTATCCGCGGATCGTTGGCGAAACAGGCGGGAAGGATTTTGTGCTTGCTCACCCGAGCGCTGATCCAAAGATCGTCGCTACTGCATTGCTTCGCGGGGCATTCGAATATCAAGGTCAAAAATGCTCCGCTGCTTCACGCGCTTACGTACCTAGCAACATCGCCGAGGAAGTGAAGAGGCTCCTGGTCGAAGGCATCAACAGCTTCAAGATGGGCTCAATCGAGGATTTTGGTAACTTCGTTAACGCAGTCATCGATGAGCGGTCGTTCGATTCGATTGCGGCCTACATCGAGAAGGCCAAAGCCGAAGGGGGCGAGATTCTTGTTGGCGGAGGAGTAGACAAGACCGAAGGCTTCTTCGTTCAACCGACCGTGATTGTCACGAGCAATCCGAAGAGCATCACCATGTGCGAGGAGATTTTTGGTCCCGTTTTGACCTTGCACGTCTACGATGCGAATGACTTTGAAGGCGCGCTGGATCTCGTCGATTCGACCTCTCCTTACGCGCTCACTGGTGCAGTGATCTCTACCAATCGCGCAGCTATTGCACGAGCGACCGAGAGACTGCGATATGCCGCTGGCAACTTCTACATCAACGATAAGCCAACAGGCGCAGTGGTTGGGCAACAGCCCTTTGGTGGCGCGAGAGCGAGCGGCACCAACGACAAGGCTGGGTCGATGTTGAATCTATATCGGTGGCTGAGCGCGCGAACGATCAAAGAGACATTCAATCCGCCCACTGATTACCGGTACCCGTTCCTGAAAGCGGACTAG
- a CDS encoding transcription elongation factor GreA: MEGVFVSPAGFVLTPEGYQRLQEELEHLTVVKRSEIAARIRESKEHGEFSEDNNELDEVKFEQAIVENRISDLKMIFAGAQVLDQSTLTNDVINIGNYVTVRDGDRGSEFEVRLVSSIEADPDADYISNESPMGMALFGASVGEKVSFDAPVGKITYEILKIRS; the protein is encoded by the coding sequence ATGGAAGGAGTATTTGTATCACCAGCAGGTTTTGTGCTGACGCCGGAAGGTTATCAGCGCTTGCAGGAGGAGCTGGAGCACCTAACGGTAGTTAAGCGCAGCGAGATTGCGGCTCGAATTCGCGAGAGCAAGGAACATGGCGAATTCAGCGAGGATAACAACGAACTCGATGAAGTCAAGTTTGAGCAAGCAATCGTCGAAAACAGAATTTCTGACCTAAAGATGATCTTTGCCGGCGCACAGGTACTAGATCAATCCACCCTGACGAATGATGTGATCAACATCGGAAACTACGTCACCGTTCGCGATGGCGATCGGGGGAGCGAGTTCGAAGTCCGGTTGGTTTCGAGCATCGAAGCCGATCCCGATGCGGACTACATCAGCAACGAGTCTCCGATGGGAATGGCACTCTTTGGCGCATCAGTCGGCGAAAAGGTTTCGTTTGACGCTCCGGTCGGCAAGATCACCTACGAAATCTTGAAGATTCGCAGTTAA
- a CDS encoding M61 family metallopeptidase: MKCVLVLSLSAVLMSAAFAEITYTVDLKPDSNALHVTVHIPKTQIGAKIQIPNWAPGAYVLRDNFKQVTDLKAFDPQGKPLDIKQEIVVAQKIYGDVPDQKIANNQICTWTIAPAAETTLSYDVPLRSVEDVMHWSGPPTYIYEVNRKNEKCKLIVNAPENWGVYVGLDAVTGPTKNVFTAATYDVLADNPVSAGKLLVDTYTTLGKPHEIVMRGVGRNTINRANLIKACKFVSDMQTDFFGGAPYNKYVWHFDVNTAQDGAGGLEHLSSTQISLAAGLGPRAVSVLSHEFFHLWNVKRIRSKVLGPFDYTVLPETGALWWLEGVTDYYASNLLYRYGWTDLPSYMTSASNNLNAVRRNPAYTKISPFMSSMRVGEASNGRGNSNGYLISYYNQGWIAGFILDAGIRTETRGKKSLDDVLKALWNMTKNDKPGFKEDEIRKQIVKVAGINGGKLYDQVVMTPGDMGAEKILSQAGYMVSATIQNTQDVGFDVGNSMGADRMTVTRVDASNQGTVAIGDKLIALNDQEITGDSARARQTRFSEVTQKLELGKPIKVTVERDGTRLDVTVKPVQSQRTSYAIERNPQASPNEKAIADGMLKQFKKPE, from the coding sequence ATGAAGTGCGTTTTAGTCCTTTCGCTTTCGGCCGTCTTGATGTCCGCTGCCTTTGCAGAAATCACCTACACCGTGGACCTTAAACCGGATTCCAACGCGCTTCATGTGACCGTCCATATTCCGAAGACCCAGATAGGTGCCAAGATTCAAATCCCGAATTGGGCGCCAGGCGCATACGTTTTGCGCGACAACTTCAAGCAGGTCACCGACCTCAAGGCTTTTGACCCTCAGGGTAAGCCGCTCGATATCAAGCAGGAAATTGTCGTTGCGCAGAAAATCTACGGCGATGTTCCGGACCAAAAGATCGCCAACAACCAAATCTGCACATGGACAATCGCTCCGGCTGCAGAGACGACTCTGAGCTACGACGTACCTTTGCGATCGGTTGAAGATGTAATGCACTGGAGCGGCCCTCCGACATACATTTACGAAGTCAATCGCAAGAATGAAAAGTGCAAGCTGATCGTGAACGCGCCCGAGAATTGGGGAGTATACGTGGGGCTTGACGCCGTGACTGGCCCGACCAAAAATGTCTTCACCGCAGCCACTTATGATGTCCTGGCCGATAATCCAGTCAGCGCAGGCAAACTGCTGGTAGATACCTACACCACGCTTGGAAAGCCTCACGAAATCGTCATGCGGGGCGTCGGACGAAACACCATCAACCGCGCCAACCTGATCAAAGCATGCAAATTCGTCAGTGATATGCAAACCGACTTCTTTGGTGGGGCGCCGTACAACAAATATGTGTGGCACTTTGACGTCAACACCGCCCAAGATGGTGCTGGTGGTTTGGAGCACCTCAGCAGCACTCAAATCAGTTTGGCCGCGGGTCTTGGCCCTCGCGCAGTTTCGGTCTTGAGCCACGAGTTCTTCCACCTCTGGAACGTGAAACGAATTCGATCGAAGGTTCTCGGCCCGTTTGATTACACCGTGTTGCCAGAGACCGGCGCGTTGTGGTGGCTCGAAGGCGTGACCGACTATTACGCTAGCAATTTGCTCTATCGCTACGGCTGGACCGATCTGCCTAGCTACATGACTTCGGCGAGCAACAACCTGAACGCCGTGCGCCGCAATCCGGCATACACCAAGATCAGTCCATTCATGTCCAGCATGCGCGTTGGCGAAGCCTCAAATGGACGCGGAAACAGCAACGGCTATCTCATCAGCTATTACAACCAAGGTTGGATTGCAGGGTTCATTTTGGACGCCGGAATTCGGACCGAAACCAGGGGCAAAAAGTCGCTGGACGATGTTTTGAAGGCGCTCTGGAACATGACCAAAAACGATAAGCCTGGGTTCAAAGAAGACGAGATTCGAAAGCAAATCGTAAAGGTTGCCGGAATCAATGGCGGCAAGCTTTACGACCAAGTCGTCATGACCCCCGGCGACATGGGTGCAGAGAAAATCCTGTCCCAGGCGGGATACATGGTCTCGGCGACGATCCAAAACACTCAAGATGTCGGGTTCGACGTGGGCAATTCGATGGGTGCAGATCGCATGACCGTCACTCGGGTTGATGCCTCCAATCAAGGTACCGTCGCCATTGGCGACAAACTCATCGCCCTGAACGATCAGGAGATCACGGGAGACTCAGCTAGGGCCCGACAAACTCGCTTTAGCGAGGTGACTCAAAAGCTGGAATTGGGCAAACCTATTAAGGTCACCGTCGAGAGAGACGGAACTCGGCTCGACGTCACCGTGAAACCAGTTCAATCTCAACGAACGAGCTACGCCATCGAGCGGAACCCCCAAGCTTCGCCGAATGAGAAAGCCATCGCGGACGGAATGCTCAAACAGTTCAAAAAGCCTGAATAG
- a CDS encoding tetratricopeptide repeat protein: MSLTPIRQATPPTTKRMSKGALRAWVLLLVHLAFAIHIWHYHSTGSSLSPVEPSEAMMTLEQGMVNAGFIFFVLAILSTLFFGRFFCGWGCHIVALQDGCTYLLKRARIHVKPFRSRTLAWIPFLTFFYMFVFPQFLRIYQGRPAPAWVYHLEAKSFWATFPNLPIAILTFVVCGGLAVVLLGNKGFCTYGCPYGAAFSFADRFSKKRIRVTEDCAQCGECTKVCSSNVRVHEEVKQFKMVVDSGCMKCLDCVSVCPNGALYYGSGATSALRLKPDRKYDFALGADLAILAAFVIGFYAFRNLFDLIPLLLAIGLSSITAMLLVVWAQVLTGKHARLFRWQLKSAGKVTGAGALYTVFGIGTILFLGYASLVQFYVHSAHSDLAVAQEIFDSNDKTQESTALAAAHRSYVNLKEAKRISPLVVPEWEWQMGNLQVFIGNEELAQRHYKDSLTADSGQINVLRDLYNSYFRTSKLPEAGQIADQWVKLAPKSEPAIRARIQSLVALGQTDLAENSLRDLLEIVPNDPMANGVLGSLLAQGGDFETGIKMLEVATSAEPKNPIHWYNRGVAEAGKGRTKDAIRSLMTATELAQSPSGPVQKLAEIAIDAEESELRLRALEQCVDILYEDEELVKIWAAAVVKSGQKRDALLRLKSSPADQKKRSMLNSISGDSQ; encoded by the coding sequence ATGAGCCTGACCCCAATTCGGCAAGCCACTCCACCGACAACAAAAAGAATGTCGAAGGGTGCGCTTCGTGCCTGGGTTTTGTTGCTAGTGCATCTCGCGTTCGCGATTCACATTTGGCATTACCATTCCACCGGTTCTTCTCTGTCTCCGGTCGAGCCAAGCGAAGCGATGATGACGCTGGAACAGGGCATGGTGAACGCTGGGTTCATCTTCTTTGTCCTCGCGATCCTCTCGACACTTTTCTTCGGAAGGTTCTTTTGTGGATGGGGATGCCACATCGTTGCGCTCCAGGACGGCTGCACCTATCTTTTGAAGCGCGCGAGAATTCATGTCAAACCGTTTCGATCTCGAACGCTTGCATGGATCCCATTCCTAACCTTCTTTTACATGTTCGTATTTCCGCAGTTCTTGCGGATTTATCAGGGGCGGCCCGCACCAGCCTGGGTTTATCACTTGGAGGCCAAAAGCTTTTGGGCTACATTCCCGAACCTGCCGATAGCAATTCTCACCTTTGTCGTTTGTGGTGGTTTGGCAGTGGTGCTTCTGGGCAACAAAGGGTTTTGTACTTACGGATGCCCTTACGGTGCAGCATTCTCATTTGCAGATCGATTTTCAAAGAAGCGAATTCGCGTGACCGAGGATTGCGCTCAGTGCGGCGAATGCACAAAGGTTTGCTCATCCAATGTGCGGGTTCATGAGGAAGTCAAGCAATTCAAGATGGTCGTGGATTCCGGCTGTATGAAGTGCCTCGACTGCGTGAGCGTCTGCCCGAATGGCGCCTTGTACTATGGTTCTGGTGCGACTTCTGCGCTTCGGCTAAAGCCCGATCGAAAATACGATTTTGCACTCGGCGCCGATCTCGCGATCCTGGCTGCATTTGTTATCGGGTTCTATGCGTTTCGAAACCTGTTCGACCTAATTCCTCTTTTGCTCGCCATCGGATTGTCGTCGATTACGGCGATGCTGCTGGTGGTCTGGGCGCAGGTTCTGACAGGAAAGCACGCACGGCTTTTCCGTTGGCAACTGAAGTCTGCCGGGAAGGTCACTGGTGCTGGCGCCCTATACACCGTTTTTGGGATCGGGACAATTCTGTTCTTGGGCTATGCGAGCTTGGTGCAATTCTATGTCCATTCGGCACATAGCGATCTCGCCGTGGCGCAAGAGATTTTTGATTCGAATGACAAAACTCAAGAATCTACCGCGCTCGCTGCTGCACATCGAAGCTACGTCAACCTGAAGGAAGCTAAGCGGATTTCGCCGCTTGTCGTCCCAGAGTGGGAATGGCAAATGGGCAATTTGCAAGTGTTTATCGGCAACGAGGAGCTTGCGCAGCGCCATTACAAGGATTCTCTCACGGCAGATTCTGGGCAAATCAATGTTCTTCGCGACCTGTACAACTCGTATTTCCGGACGTCCAAGTTGCCGGAGGCGGGCCAAATCGCTGATCAGTGGGTGAAGCTGGCTCCCAAGAGTGAGCCGGCAATTCGAGCACGAATCCAATCGTTGGTGGCTCTCGGGCAGACCGATCTCGCTGAGAATTCGTTGCGAGATTTGCTTGAGATTGTCCCGAACGATCCTATGGCGAACGGCGTTTTGGGGTCCTTGCTCGCTCAAGGTGGGGACTTTGAAACCGGTATCAAGATGTTAGAGGTTGCAACGTCGGCGGAACCCAAGAATCCGATTCATTGGTACAACCGCGGAGTTGCGGAAGCAGGGAAGGGCCGAACCAAAGATGCGATTCGATCGCTTATGACCGCAACAGAACTCGCTCAGAGCCCATCTGGTCCAGTGCAAAAGCTCGCAGAAATTGCAATTGATGCGGAAGAATCGGAGCTAAGATTACGCGCACTAGAGCAATGCGTTGACATCCTCTATGAAGATGAAGAGTTAGTCAAAATTTGGGCGGCCGCTGTTGTGAAATCCGGGCAGAAACGTGACGCGCTTCTCCGCTTAAAAAGTTCACCCGCTGACCAGAAAAAAAGATCAATGCTGAACTCAATTTCAGGTGATTCCCAGTAA
- a CDS encoding carboxylate-amine ligase produces MAKLHKKGFFSLGIEEEFQIVDPKTKELRSHIEEVLSDGNIVLKESARREMHQSVVETGTGICADIPAARKEVTTLRTELAKVAKARGFTIASAGTHPFSHWLDQEITDHERYEGLVEELGNVARKNLIFGLHVHVGFPDRNAAIQVINAASYFVPHILALSCNSPFWLGQDTDWSSYRVKVFESFPRTGLPQHFYSLGEYEEYVKLLVKLNCLDNPKKIWWDLRLHPTFDTIEFRMCDVQMRVDETIALAALIQALVGTLYKLHQSNLTFRIYRRMMLDENRFRAARFGTRGKLIDFAKQTEVPYEVLFEELAEFVADAVEEFGTQAEMDYLQKMVKEGNGATRQRKVFKETGSLEKVMEYIIQETHFGLGTEPPVMG; encoded by the coding sequence ATGGCAAAATTGCACAAAAAGGGCTTTTTCAGTCTCGGGATTGAAGAAGAATTCCAGATCGTTGATCCCAAAACCAAGGAGCTGCGATCCCATATCGAGGAAGTGCTTAGCGATGGCAACATCGTGCTCAAAGAGAGCGCGCGCCGCGAAATGCACCAATCTGTCGTTGAAACGGGAACAGGCATCTGCGCAGATATCCCCGCCGCTCGAAAAGAAGTCACCACACTTCGAACCGAGCTTGCTAAGGTCGCCAAGGCGCGTGGATTTACCATCGCCAGCGCAGGCACGCACCCATTCAGCCACTGGTTGGACCAAGAAATCACGGATCACGAACGGTATGAAGGCTTGGTCGAGGAACTCGGTAACGTCGCGCGGAAGAACCTGATCTTCGGGCTGCATGTACACGTTGGTTTTCCTGACCGAAATGCCGCGATTCAGGTGATCAACGCAGCGAGCTACTTCGTCCCCCACATCCTCGCACTGAGTTGTAACAGCCCGTTCTGGCTGGGCCAAGACACCGATTGGAGCTCCTACCGAGTCAAGGTCTTTGAGAGCTTCCCCCGCACAGGACTGCCCCAACATTTTTACAGCTTGGGAGAATACGAAGAGTACGTCAAGCTCCTGGTCAAGCTCAACTGTCTCGACAATCCAAAAAAGATTTGGTGGGATCTTCGTCTACATCCGACGTTTGATACCATCGAATTCCGAATGTGCGACGTGCAAATGCGAGTTGATGAGACCATCGCTTTGGCCGCACTCATCCAAGCTCTTGTTGGCACTTTGTACAAGTTACACCAATCAAACCTAACTTTTAGAATTTATCGAAGGATGATGCTCGACGAGAACAGATTCCGGGCGGCACGATTTGGAACTCGTGGAAAGCTCATCGATTTCGCAAAGCAAACCGAGGTGCCGTACGAAGTGTTGTTTGAGGAACTCGCCGAGTTTGTAGCTGATGCAGTCGAAGAGTTCGGTACCCAAGCCGAAATGGACTATTTGCAGAAAATGGTGAAGGAGGGCAACGGTGCCACTCGGCAGCGCAAAGTGTTCAAGGAGACCGGCTCCCTCGAAAAGGTTATGGAATATATCATTCAAGAGACCCATTTCGGACTGGGAACAGAACCACCGGTGATGGGTTAA
- a CDS encoding prepilin-type N-terminal cleavage/methylation domain-containing protein, translating to MRRRGFTLVEYTAALTIMVVIAGLASARMSRSALGTRENALRAELATVRTALGNYVSDNQCWPASLSDLTVTRAPDNGFAADGTTTVTIDSRVWRGPYLRQLVNDPISGTSFTYLPGRSGYIRSSATGTDSNGVSYTAY from the coding sequence ATGAGACGTCGTGGCTTTACGCTAGTTGAATACACAGCGGCGCTCACGATCATGGTTGTGATTGCAGGACTCGCATCGGCGCGAATGTCTCGCTCAGCGCTCGGCACGCGTGAAAACGCGCTCCGCGCAGAATTGGCCACGGTTCGGACCGCACTCGGGAATTACGTCTCAGACAACCAATGCTGGCCCGCCAGCCTTTCGGACCTCACAGTCACACGCGCACCAGATAACGGATTCGCAGCCGATGGAACCACCACCGTGACGATCGATTCGCGCGTTTGGCGAGGACCCTACCTCAGGCAACTCGTCAACGATCCGATCAGTGGAACCAGTTTCACCTATCTACCCGGACGAAGCGGTTACATCCGGTCGAGTGCGACCGGTACCGATTCAAACGGCGTCAGCTACACCGCGTACTAG
- a CDS encoding PilT/PilU family type 4a pilus ATPase, whose translation MPDAATVNIHELVLLGFEMNASDLMIKAGSKPRFKRNSEIQDVPGDWPVLTQADSQRLLYGLMTQKQIQRFEDHMEMDLAFQVGDSCRVRCNIYRERGGAAAVMRIIPMKIRTLEELGLPPVLREVTKHRQGLVLVTGPTGSGKTTTLAALIDIINEQRPCHIVTIEDPLEIVHSDKTAYLSQREVGIDTEDFMPALRAVVREAPDVILIGEMRDTTTMHVALTAGETGHLVFSTVHTASAYETLDRVINMFPPHEKAHLCQRLANSLRAIVAQKLVPRADGAGRVVANEILIVTPTVQKAIEDGHFNDLYAMMNEGGFWGMQTMNQSLVRYAKAGIINEQTAVQYAGVVSELKQLLRR comes from the coding sequence ATGCCAGACGCAGCAACAGTTAATATCCACGAACTCGTCCTTCTCGGGTTCGAAATGAACGCTTCAGACTTGATGATCAAGGCTGGATCTAAGCCACGATTTAAGCGCAATAGCGAGATTCAAGACGTACCTGGCGACTGGCCAGTGCTCACCCAGGCCGATAGCCAGCGATTGCTCTATGGCTTGATGACTCAAAAGCAGATTCAGCGATTTGAAGATCACATGGAAATGGACCTTGCCTTCCAGGTTGGGGACTCCTGCCGTGTGCGATGCAACATTTATCGCGAGCGCGGTGGCGCAGCTGCAGTCATGCGAATTATTCCGATGAAAATTCGGACTCTTGAAGAGCTTGGCCTGCCGCCGGTTCTGCGAGAAGTCACTAAGCATCGACAGGGATTGGTCCTCGTGACGGGTCCTACGGGTTCGGGAAAGACCACGACCCTCGCTGCTTTGATCGATATCATCAACGAGCAGCGGCCTTGCCACATCGTCACGATCGAAGACCCGCTCGAAATTGTCCACTCCGACAAGACCGCGTATCTTTCTCAACGAGAAGTCGGAATCGACACTGAAGACTTTATGCCGGCGCTCCGAGCTGTTGTTCGTGAAGCTCCAGACGTAATTCTGATCGGTGAAATGCGCGATACGACCACCATGCACGTGGCGTTGACCGCAGGCGAAACCGGTCACTTGGTTTTCTCAACCGTTCACACCGCTTCCGCTTACGAAACTCTGGACCGTGTGATCAACATGTTCCCACCACACGAAAAGGCTCACCTTTGCCAGCGACTTGCGAACTCGCTTCGCGCGATTGTCGCCCAGAAGCTCGTTCCTCGCGCTGACGGCGCCGGACGTGTGGTTGCAAACGAGATTCTGATCGTGACCCCAACTGTCCAAAAGGCGATTGAGGATGGCCACTTTAACGACCTCTACGCCATGATGAATGAGGGCGGTTTCTGGGGCATGCAGACCATGAACCAATCGCTGGTGCGCTACGCCAAAGCGGGAATCATCAATGAGCAAACGGCGGTTCAATATGCCGGTGTGGTTTCTGAGCTCAAACAGCTCCTCCGCCGCTAA